A stretch of DNA from Schizosaccharomyces osmophilus chromosome 2, complete sequence:
TTGCTTAAGTTTTATGAGTTTGGATCATATAAACGGAAGTTGTCGTTTAGCTTAAGAGGAAGATCACTCAGTTTTTGTCCAATTCACAACATTTGCCTAATATGTTGTACtgtttatgaatttttttctttcgtgtATAATGTCTTTTCTCTTCGATAattgatttccttttcaatcTACTCTCGATGCTATACCAATCAGTTTAGCaagatgatttttcttgtgaaAGTTTTGTACGACCCATGTCGCTCTTTTCCGCCCTTTGCCGCATAAGTTGTGCTTTATGTGCAATACAAAAATCAATTACTCtgtcatttttgtttataaattcactgtaaataaatattaatGTTTCCACTTCTATAAAGTGCAAGCTAGAGAGATTCACCAAACTTTTCTTGTAGAAATGATCATAATgattattaaaaataaaatagcTTAATTATATTACAAATCAAATAGTGAGCGGTTCGAATCCTGGAGAACCCATTATTTTAGGGAAAATTGGTGAGTGTTTAGGACACGTTGGAAAAGTTGCGCAGTGCCAACCTCATAAAATCgcataaaaacaaatatggATGCTTTACCTGAGCAAGGAATTCGGTTAGAAGAAGGACAAGATACAAATgtattatttgaaaaatgtcTAGGTTGCTCTGACGTTGGAATCGTTTCCGGTACCGTTCGAAACATGGATGGAACCATGGCCGCGGAGCTTGTCCGCAGACTTGTGACAGAAATGTCATCAGAAATGCGTCCTACCATGGCGATTTGGTTGCATTGGATTATTGTGACTCATGGTGGATATCTGGCTAGTGTACAGGATTTGCAAGAACCATTGAATGAATTGCACGGCAAGTTGATACATGGCGGAGATCTTCTTATGAAGATTTCTGCTCTTTCCGGAAGATTAAGCATGGTACTTGGACAAGCTGAGATCCGAGAGAGTCGACAACTTGATCAAGAAGGAAGTAGTGAAGAGGACAGTGATTATGAGGATGAGCAAAACTCTGACTACGATATTGAGGTAGTGgacgaaaatgaagatgaattggatgaaaacgaagaagaggaagcCGCAGCTGCAGCCGCTGAGATTATGAAACATAACAAGTTAGACGAAGATAAGGCGCATACATATCTCTCTCCCGATGCAGAACTGTCCCCTAGAAGACGACAAttggaaaacaaacatCACTTtagtgaagaagaagaagatgatgatgacgatgaggaagaagatgacAACGAGCAAGCATTACATGAAGATGGAACTGGTGAATCTGAGTCAGAATCTGAAGCAGAAGTGGAGGCTGCTAGGCCAGTTCCAGTACGCAAGAATCCTCGCCCTGAAAGCCCGAGAAAGTCTATGCGCAAATCTAGGtaaaaaagtaaacttCCCAATTTGTAAACATAGCTAGTGGCGCGAGTTTTCCGTTTGAACCAATGTTTCgagttttttgatttcttgttAGTTTCTCGCAAAGAACGAGACTAAAAACGCTTATGTAGCTTGGCTTTTGGAATGCTTTCATATAAGTATTATAGagaacaaaagcaaaaatttTGTACTATATTTTTTCGTTGATCGACGAAAAAGTTATTAGCGGACATGGCGAtttaaaaaggatttcAACTGTTTATGGATCTAATTTATTTCAGGTTTAGATGTACCATAGGTTTTGGGTTTGGCTAATAATACTGTTTGATTATAACAAAGGTTCCTACCAAGAGTGTCTATGAGGGATGATATATTTAATCCTTTTTCTAGACTACTGTACATGACTATACACTCAAGATCCATctaaattttcaaattgtttcatttacaacctttttctttgtacaCCTACCTTTCCTTTCACTAGTCCTTTTGATGAAACAGATTACTACACTGTATCTCCTTGTAAAATGGTATCGGTACGTAACGATGCCAGACGTACTACTAAACAACTTAGCAAATTCGattaaaatattatttttttattgcttaGTGCAAAGTGATTTACCTGTGcagaaagaagagaaatttTCTTGTCCACAACCAACAACAAAATGGGTTTCACTAATTTCACCTCCGACGCTGGTCTTAAGCAACTCAACGACTACTTGACTGACAAGTCTTTCATTGAAGGGTAAGCAGATACTTTGACGACGATATCCCTCAGTCGGACAAAGGgaaattgctgaaagtTTGACAAATTTTGTGTTTGATTGAGTGTTAGTGGATTATTCTCGTTTTCATAAAGAATACCTCAATTGTTGATCGATGTCGATTCGGTTTTGTACAAGTATGCTAACTTTGAATGTAGTCACTCTGCCAGCCAAGCTGACGCTGTCGTCTTTAAGGCTGTTGGTGCCGCCCCCAACGCCGAGAAGTTCCCTAACGCTGCTCGTTGGTATAAGCAAATTGCCACCTACGACGTTGCAACCCTCCCTGGTACCGCCAAGGAGCTCTCTGCTTACGGCCCTGCTGAGGGTGCCGCTGCTGAGGAGGATGACATCGATCTTTTCGGCTCTGACGAGGAGGATCCCGAAGCTGAGCGTATCAAATCTGAGCGTGTCGCTGAGTACAATAAGAAGAAGTCTAAGAAGCCCAAGGCCATTCAAAAGTCTCTTGTTACTATGGACGTTAAGCCCTGGGATGATGAGACCCCTATGGACGAACTTGAGAAGGCTGTCCGTGGCATCCAAATGGATGGTCTCTTGTGGGGTGTCTCTAGACTTGTTCCCGTCGGTTTTGGTGTCAACAAATTCCAAATTAACTTGGTTGTTGAAGACGACAAggtttctttggaagctcTCCaagaagaacttgaagGTTTGGAGGACTATGTCCAATCCACCGATGTTGCCGCTATGTCCAAGTTGTAAGCTCGTTCCTTGTTAGTAGTAATTGCAATAGGTACGAAGAAAGATTGGGTATATGCAGGAATGGTCAAATAACAATcgatttttcaaaaattaaaaagagATGAGGTAGATATGCTGGTagagaaagagaatgaCGGACAGGAACTAGGCTGGATGATGACAGTGAAACACACTTAGGTGTTAGTAAGTGAGACGCAAAATTGTAAGCAAGGTTTTGAAgtcttttgtaaattgaacaaaaacacACATGTTTAATATATACTAAAGGATATGTTGATACTATCAAAATTACAGATTACTCTAGAAAGAACTTTCATTGAAACTTGACAAGTTAGGCAATTACTGCAGCCAAGCAAGACAAAAATTATATTGTGAGTCCACTCGTATCGTTTATTCAAGGTCTTCTTGAACGTACAGGGCTCTTAGGCTGTGAAGAATCCCGACTACCAGGACCCATAGGCGCATCGTCGTCAAGGCCAAAAACCTTTGGATTAAAACCTGGAAGTATGCCAGGCTGAACATGGCTGAATGCTTGAATCAGCTGTTCTTCGTCGACAGCGACATCTTCCATGATAGGATTAGCAAGCCATTGTTTTAAAGTGTCGTCCTTGATTATTTCATTGTGTCCAGGTAAATCTTGAATATACGCCTTGTACGATCGACGCATTTTCCGTTTATTTCCATGCTCATCAATCCGTCCAACCTTTTTGACAAGCTCTGAAAGTCCATATACTTCCATCAAGTTCTCATGCGGCGACGGCTTCACAGGCTGATACTGTACGCTTCCTACATAGTGATACTTGGGCGATTCCGGCATGTGCTAACGAAATAAAACTTAAATAAGATgtaaaatatgaaaaattcTGACTTTcgcaaagaaaaaagatcTTATAGTTGCTAGGACCAAAATTCCTTTGTGAGGTTGTTATGGTAAAGAGGAAATGCTGCTAGTGATGGCATGAATAATGAGCTAATGAAATGGGTTCATACAGCGTGGATGTGGGATTTAAATTAAGGTAAttagaaaagtaaaaaaaataaaaaataaaaagaaactcaaACTCAAACTCAAGCAAAATCGAAATCACTGCACCTGTTCGTAAACGAGCAAGACTAGCGGGTGTAAGACAAGTCGACCATCATAGGCGCTTAGGCTTCTTGAATAGGAATAATTTTGACTTGATTGTGCGTCCAACGATCCAATTCGCCTTGAATTTGGTGCTCCCGGTAGAGCAATTGTAAATCCTCATATCCACCAATGCTATGaccaccaaaaaaaatatttggaagTGTGTAAACACCGCTAATGGAAGATAACCATGAGCGCAATTCGGTACTATGGGTGAAGTCTGTGACTTCGACGATGAAAGGAGCAGGTTCCATATTGAGTATATCCGTCAGCATGGACTTGGCTGCCTGACTGTATAGGCAACCTGGACGACTAAAGACCATGACGGgattttcaagaaaaacctggaaatccttttcttctactgCATCTTTACTAGGAAGTTTGGCCTCGTAGgaagttgaagaaggatGGCTTTGCGCAGCAAGAGGACTCGACGAGCTTTTCGTTAGCGGTATactaaaaggaaaaggtaGAATTAATTGAAGAAACAGCAGGATAATGAAGATAGATCCGCATAAAATAAGTTTGGGATTTAGCATCGTGGATATTCAAGATCGGggtttttttataaaacgTGATTCGTAAATTATgtatgaaataaaaaataatgataCAAGCAGCCTTCGATTGCCAATGTGGCTCAAAAATTGAGATTCTAAAACTGTTTACGGTGGATGGGGTTGTaaaggaataaaataaacCTGTTAGGATTTTCAAACGAAGGATTTTACATGAAAGATACGTTTTTCTTATATCTTCCTTGTTATTATTGTCTGTCAAGGACTTTGTCTTTACTTTGAGGAAATCCGGCGTTTCAGAAACACCCTTTTAAACTAGCATGTGCGAgtgtagaaaaaaatagcaaattatttaattatcTAGATTGGATAGGGAAAAAGTAGAAATGAATTACgaacgtaaacaaatggTCATGAAAGAGTAgaatcaaataaataaaataaaaggcGAGTAAGGAAAACAGAGCAAGTACAAAAGAGCATTCACAATTTAAGCAAACTTTATTAAGGGAAGGGACAACATGACTGAATCAAAAGCCATACCATACCCAGCTTGGTAGCCCGTGCCAGAGGCACCATAATCATGGATCAGAGGGAATTTGGTACCTGGAAGAGTATCCAATTCTACACGAGCACCACCATTACGAGAAGGACGGAAACCGACTGCTTCATAAATGATCTTTGCAGCTTCGGGACCTTGATGTTGAAACAGCTCTGGCATAAGCGCAGCTGTGCGCTTTAAGATATCTTGAGTATCTTCAGGGTGAATTTCACGATCCCAGTTGCCCTTTTGCATAAAACCTCCCAAAACGACACCGCCGTTGAAAGGACGAGGAATGATGTAGGTATCAGAATTCGTACCATTGCGGATTCTCGTTTCTTTGATGTGAGGAGCATCGACACAGACAACGTGGCCGCGAGTAGGATACACGTCTGGATCTTCTACACCTCCAAGCGTAGAAGCCCAAACTCCTGGACAATTAAAGACCACAGTCGGGTTAGGAACAAACTGCAGAACATCGTTGATAtgtttaatttcttctttgacGAAAGTGACTCCAGAATCGTTAAGAATGCTGTGAATGAAGTTTAAATACTGAGGAACATTTATCAAAAACGTAGTGCCGGTGTGGCCGTAAAGGCAGTTTTCAGGCAGTTCTTCCTTAGGAATAGTTTTGAAATCTTTTACATAAGAACTCCAAGAGCGAATCTTCTCAAGGTTAGGATCATAATCCCAGAGCTCACGAAGATCAGCAAAGACGACACCTGATTCCTTTCGAGTGTTTGCAAGATAAGCAAGTCGATTATAGGTAATCCTGTCCCATCGCAGGGCTTTTTCGTCTCCACTTGAGATACTACAGAAATTTGCGCCAGCCCAAGGCGAAGTATAATCAACAGAACGATCTTCAGGTGTATGCTTGGCAATAACTTTTATACGAGGGCCCAATCCAAAATCGCATAGAATCCATGCTGTTGTAAGTCCAATGACCCCTGCTCCAACAATAGCAATATCCTGGGTCTGCTGAGCTGACATTATATTTGATGTATAGAAGTAAATTAGTTTAAAAATACAACTTCAATAAACCTACGAACTGATTAGCTTTCACATTCTTCAACTTGCAAACATTCTCTTCTCCAGTATGTTTATTAATATAGTATAGTGAGGGAGAAGCTTATAAAAAGTAACCTTTGTGACGTACCTAGAATTCTAGGAGAAAGGCAAGATGCGAAGGTACGAAAACTATGCTTTGATGAAACTAAGAACGCGGTATGCTGGGATTTATAGTAAAGCAAATTGTGAAGAATACGTTCTTATCAACGggtattttctttatgtaTCTGCGGAGCTCAGTGTTACAAGGCCCAAGATGACTTACGATAGCGCTGAAATCATTTGCGTTGCAGTCCcacaataaacaaacaagttATATAGGAAGaggttttcaaaaatagaTGTAGGCAActgaatttgttttgtaacGATCAAGTTTGAATAGGAATGTTTGAAAAAGGGCAAGGAAACTTGTTATGCTAATTACAAGCTCCGAGTGAAAGAAAGAGTGACTAAAGATTAAggcaaaagaaggattccCAACAGGTACACTTATAAATACATCCATTTAGacaattccttcttcaatcGCATCCCGAATAATtcaatattatatttttcttgttcattttcatGTTCCTACACAACTTCACAAAGCGTCTATTGCTTCCATTCTTGTACTGttaaaattcattaaatcaTTTCCATATCCATATCCAAAGTACCCTAAAAcccttcaaaaatttacaGTGTATTTTTGTTGCcaagttttttcttttttcttttttcttttttttttttttttaccaCTTATTGGCCAGCAATAAGGGATTCGACAAATCTGTTTCCACGGACCGGTAGGTCGCTTGTAGATATTCTGGAGCCAGCTGTGGATCTTGAATCCATTGCTCAAGGCTGTTGTTAACAAAAGAACGATCAacctcttttcttccagGGGAATTGTATAAGGATTCCACTTGGTTCATCCATTCTCGACTTGCCAAAACCCGTTCACCAGAAGGAAATGGGACTTGGCCACCTCCATTTATACAACCTCCTGGACAAGCCATAACTTCTACGTAATCATATTGGCGGCTCTTCTGTTGCGCTTTCTGAGCATCCGTTTTCATTCTCCGTTTCAGTAATACTTGTCCTCGACGGCTAGAGTTGCCATTCACTTTACGTACCAAATTTTGGATGTTTCGAAAGCCATAACAGGTAGCCATCGTTAACAAAACTTCATCGTTTTGGGGATTTCGTAGCATGTATTCAGTTAAATCGCCATTTTGGTTGACTTTTGTAACGAATGCATTTGCATCGTGGATACCAAAGAGCATTTCAGCAGCATAAGACATAACATAACTCATGTATCCACCAGAGCTAGAACCCATCTGTTCCACATACGTCAATCGTGGATACCAAGCTGGTAACGTCTTATCCGAAATTTTGTAAGGAATTCTGTTTTGTATTATGCTTCTTGGGTCCAAGTTGAAATGTTTAAACATCTctacaatttcttttggtgTCAAAACAGCATCGACATCTCGAATGCCATCTTCGGAAAACTCTTCCCGACTTGCTTCTAGCTTTTTGTCGAAACAAGGCATAAGACTCAAATGCCAAACTTGCTCACGAGGCAATGAAAACTGTTTGCTTGCCCAATCTTTGATTAAACGTCCACATGCCTGCTGAGGTGAGCGTATTTGTGACAGATGTGGAATGAGTGCTGACTGTGTTTTTTCAACGTAGCAAATCCATCCGGGACAAGAAGACGAAAGGATTGGCAACTTTGTATGTGGTTCGGATTTAGAAGAGGATACCGTATTTTTAGAGTTTTTCTGCACCTCAGACGCACTGAAATCAATGGCTTTCTCACTTCCGCTTTCAAGCGccttttcttgttgtttttgcttccatGACTCACAAAATTCTTCTGCACACTGCTGCAACACGATCTCTCGGGCAGCATTGGTATCTAAAACGGTACAAAATCCAAGTTTACCAACAAACACCATCTCCAAAACATCCTGCATTTCCTCTAAAGAGATGCCATAATAAGCAGCTAAGTTTGCACGTACTTGCGGACTTGAAGACACGTAAAAAACCTCTTGGCCATCTGTTCTAGAGTCCAATCGTTTCAGGACCTCCTGGTACGATTGTAAGTTTACCAACACTGTTTCTGCCGAAGTGATACATCCACTGCAAGCCAAGCAATCATTCAATGAGATGCTAGCTACttctaattcttttgattctcCTGTATCTTTGGTAACTTCGTAATAAGACTCTCCTTCTACTTGAATTTCATTCTAAACGCGTTCTGTTAGTCTTTTTGCCCCTCTAAACGcttgtttgtttcattcGCGTATGCTTTACTTACATTTTCATGTCctttttctgattttttcACTTCTGCTGGCTTGATGCAAACAGCTCCCGGATTTAAAAAGTCAttcaaatcattttctgaaagTTTTGCCATACTTTAAATGATCTTAATGCTTGgttttttccaagttcattctttctttaggCTCTTACTTCCTCTTAGTAAACATAATTTGCCACATTAGATCTTCGTATCTACTTTTCGGTATTCTAACGCAATGTAAATAATTTGATTAATCAATCTTTAGCTATCCTTATTTGTTGATCAATAATGCACAGTTTAGCTGGCAGTTTACAGTTTGCTGTAATGTAACTCTTCATTATTGATTTAGTTTTATTTAAAGTAGACAGTTCTCAGAATATTAACTTGAAtatactttgaaaattctcAAAAGCCTTGGAACAGTAAAGGATGTGAAAAAACACTGCATAGAAAACGAGCGAACCCTGATGGCTCTCATTCTAATCTGCAGTCCAAGAGCGAGTATATtcaaatgagaaaaaaaataaaaaaaaaaaaaaaaaaaaaaacagcgTCCAAGCTGCTTCAATTCACCTCGAGAAACAAAAGCctgattgaaaaaaagtcTACAACTACTTTTATGAAACCATCAGTGtagttttttaaaaggtTTTATAATTTTGCTATGTAACAGTAGAAAACACcagaagaaacaaaaaaggaacgcataaaaagaaagataaaaTTTGAACGAACAAGCAAACGAAATGATGGCTTTATGATATCTAATAGAATGAAactcaataaaaaaatactgAACATGTCGAGATGACTCAACATTCAGCATGAAtgataataataaatactATAAAcacaaagacaaagactaccataaagaaataaaggaaagtcAACATTCAAACAATTACCAGAAGACTGCCGATATCACCAGCAACGGTTTCCTTTATAGCGTCGCCGATAATGCTGATGAAATGGCTACCAAATATATGTAGTCCACTGATAAATAATCGACAGGAGATACAATTGAAGGCTTGCATCATCAATCTagaaatataataaatCCAGGTCGTCTTTTGTTCGATTTTAATACTTTC
This window harbors:
- the tef5 gene encoding translation elongation factor EF-1 beta subunit, guanyl-nucleotide exchange factor (eEF1B), which gives rise to MGFTNFTSDAGLKQLNDYLTDKSFIEGHSASQADAVVFKAVGAAPNAEKFPNAARWYKQIATYDVATLPGTAKELSAYGPAEGAAAEEDDIDLFGSDEEDPEAERIKSERVAEYNKKKSKKPKAIQKSLVTMDVKPWDDETPMDELEKAVRGIQMDGLLWGVSRLVPVGFGVNKFQINLVVEDDKVSLEALQEELEGLEDYVQSTDVAAMSKL
- the utp502 gene encoding ribonucleoprotein (RNP) complex Utp502, whose protein sequence is MDALPEQGIRLEEGQDTNVLFEKCLGCSDVGIVSGTVRNMDGTMAAELVRRLVTEMSSEMRPTMAIWLHWIIVTHGGYLASVQDLQEPLNELHGKLIHGGDLLMKISALSGRLSMVLGQAEIRESRQLDQEGSSEEDSDYEDEQNSDYDIEVVDENEDELDENEEEEAAAAAAEIMKHNKLDEDKAHTYLSPDAELSPRRRQLENKHHFSEEEEDDDDDEEEDDNEQALHEDGTGESESESEAEVEAARPVPVRKNPRPESPRKSMRKSR
- the rox3 gene encoding mediator complex subunit Med19, translated to MPESPKYHYVGSVQYQPVKPSPHENLMEVYGLSELVKKVGRIDEHGNKRKMRRSYKAYIQDLPGHNEIIKDDTLKQWLANPIMEDVAVDEEQLIQAFSHVQPGILPGFNPKVFGLDDDAPMGPGSRDSSQPKSPVRSRRP
- the grx3 gene encoding CIA machinery monothiol glutaredoxin Grx3, yielding MLNPKLILCGSIFIILLFLQLILPFPFSIPLTKSSSSPLAAQSHPSSTSYEAKLPSKDAVEEKDFQVFLENPVMVFSRPGCLYSQAAKSMLTDILNMEPAPFIVEVTDFTHSTELRSWLSSISGVYTLPNIFFGGHSIGGYEDLQLLYREHQIQGELDRWTHNQVKIIPIQEA
- the nar1 gene encoding CIA machinery iron hydrogenase Nar1 — its product is MAKLSENDLNDFLNPGAVCIKPAEVKKSEKGHENNEIQVEGESYYEVTKDTGESKELEVASISLNDCLACSGCITSAETVLVNLQSYQEVLKRLDSRTDGQEVFYVSSSPQVRANLAAYYGISLEEMQDVLEMVFVGKLGFCTVLDTNAAREIVLQQCAEEFCESWKQKQQEKALESGSEKAIDFSASEVQKNSKNTVSSSKSEPHTKLPILSSSCPGWICYVEKTQSALIPHLSQIRSPQQACGRLIKDWASKQFSLPREQVWHLSLMPCFDKKLEASREEFSEDGIRDVDAVLTPKEIVEMFKHFNLDPRSIIQNRIPYKISDKTLPAWYPRLTYVEQMGSSSGGYMSYVMSYAAEMLFGIHDANAFVTKVNQNGDLTEYMLRNPQNDEVLLTMATCYGFRNIQNLVRKVNGNSSRRGQVLLKRRMKTDAQKAQQKSRQYDYVEVMACPGGCINGGGQVPFPSGERVLASREWMNQVESLYNSPGRKEVDRSFVNNSLEQWIQDPQLAPEYLQATYRSVETDLSNPLLLANKW
- the dao1 gene encoding D-amino acid oxidase: MSAQQTQDIAIVGAGVIGLTTAWILCDFGLGPRIKVIAKHTPEDRSVDYTSPWAGANFCSISSGDEKALRWDRITYNRLAYLANTRKESGVVFADLRELWDYDPNLEKIRSWSSYVKDFKTIPKEELPENCLYGHTGTTFLINVPQYLNFIHSILNDSGVTFVKEEIKHINDVLQFVPNPTVVFNCPGVWASTLGGVEDPDVYPTRGHVVCVDAPHIKETRIRNGTNSDTYIIPRPFNGGVVLGGFMQKGNWDREIHPEDTQDILKRTAALMPELFQHQGPEAAKIIYEAVGFRPSRNGGARVELDTLPGTKFPLIHDYGASGTGYQAGYGMAFDSVMLSLPLIKFA